The Cyanobacteriota bacterium genome contains a region encoding:
- a CDS encoding glycosyltransferase family 2 protein — protein sequence MSQSTSQPTSRLSEISLVTANFGEGIVLADVLQDWFHFLGGKPGEVVFIDCGSDTETQTICWQLYQEGLIDRLQLIHPDNDDFGRDKGYIKEYTAGAVASKPYLVLFKTDTLPYRRGHDGWLEEALDYLDRDDIFAISGAWNLPSKHRDAWDGWYFSKKCSYNFAVIKRDKFMAAAHEFAHDFILSGFTGKNPAEATDQGRYFIEVAFEKYLEQHGIDVLSKVEDINWTVFHTNTHNQLLKQVREDYLARRNVEQFMNLGFSDKEPDPSKARYYGLPVPQVSFLKKLRIAFGASPLGTPWRSLKRRLPQKSTP from the coding sequence ATGTCTCAATCAACGTCTCAACCAACGAGTCGGCTCAGTGAAATCTCTCTGGTTACTGCTAATTTTGGTGAGGGCATTGTCCTTGCTGATGTGCTCCAAGACTGGTTTCACTTTTTAGGGGGAAAGCCTGGTGAGGTTGTATTCATCGACTGTGGCAGTGATACAGAAACCCAGACCATCTGCTGGCAACTTTACCAAGAGGGATTAATCGACAGATTGCAGTTGATTCACCCAGACAATGATGATTTTGGGCGAGACAAGGGCTATATCAAGGAATACACAGCCGGCGCGGTTGCTAGCAAGCCCTATCTAGTGCTGTTTAAAACAGATACCTTGCCCTATCGGCGGGGGCACGACGGCTGGCTAGAGGAGGCACTAGACTATCTTGATCGTGACGACATATTTGCCATCAGTGGTGCGTGGAACCTGCCTTCAAAACATCGTGATGCTTGGGATGGCTGGTACTTCAGCAAGAAGTGTAGCTATAACTTTGCTGTAATTAAACGGGATAAGTTTATGGCAGCCGCCCATGAGTTTGCCCATGACTTTATCCTTTCTGGATTTACGGGCAAAAACCCAGCAGAAGCTACAGACCAAGGACGCTATTTTATCGAGGTTGCCTTTGAAAAATACCTAGAACAACATGGTATTGATGTGTTGTCTAAGGTGGAAGACATTAATTGGACTGTGTTCCACACTAACACTCACAATCAACTCCTCAAGCAAGTTAGGGAAGACTACCTGGCACGACGTAATGTTGAGCAGTTTATGAATCTTGGTTTTTCTGACAAGGAGCCGGATCCATCAAAGGCACGATACTACGGTTTGCCAGTGCCACAGGTTAGTTTTCTTAAAAAGTTGCGGATTGCCTTTGGAGCATCACCCTTGGGCACTCCCTGGCGAAGCTTGAAGCGGCGATTACCCCAAAAAAGTACACCATAG